One part of the Populus alba chromosome 18, ASM523922v2, whole genome shotgun sequence genome encodes these proteins:
- the LOC118051248 gene encoding vesicle-associated membrane protein 711, with the protein MAILYALVARGSVVLAEFTSTATNASAIARQILDKIPGNDDSNVSYSQDRYIFHVKRTDGLTVLCMADETAGRRIPFAFLEDIHQRFVRTYGRAVITAQAYAMNDEFSRVLSQQMEYYTNDPNADRINRLKGEMSQVRNVMIENIDKVLERGDRLELLVDKTANMQGNTFRFRKQARRFRSTVWWRNVKLTVALILLLLVIIYVVLAFVCHGLALPTCLK; encoded by the exons ATGGCGATCCTGTACGCGCTAGTGGCGAGGGGATCTGTGGTGCTAGCGGAATTTACCTCGACGGCGACAAACGCAAGCGCGATTGCTCGACAAATATTGGACAAGATACCAGGCAATGATGATAGCAACGTCTCTTACTCTCAAGATCGTTATATTTTTCACGTTAAACGCACCGATGGCCTTACCGTTCTCTGTATGGCCGATGAAACCGCCGGCA GAAGAATTCCCTTTGCGTTTCTCGAGGACATTCATCAGAGATTTGTGAGGACATATGGTCGCGCGGTTATTACAGCTCAAGCTTATGCCATGAATGACGAGTTCTCAAGAGTTTTGAGCCAGCAAATGGAGTATTATACTAATGATCCCAATGCAGATAGGATAAATAGACTGAAAGGTGAAATGAGTCAG GTGAGAAATGTCATGATTGAGAACATTGACAAAGTTTTGGAGAGAGGTGATCGCTTGGAATTGCTGGTTGATAAAACAGCTAACATGCAAGGAAACACCTTCCGTTTCAGAAAGCAAGCTCGTCGTTTCAGAAGCACTGTATGGTGGAGAAATGTTAAGCTTAC GGTTGCTTTGATTTTATTACTACTAGTGATCATCTATGTTGTGCTGGCTTTTGTATGCCATGGACTTGCACTACCTACGTGCCTGAAGTGA